A genomic window from Salvia hispanica cultivar TCC Black 2014 chromosome 5, UniMelb_Shisp_WGS_1.0, whole genome shotgun sequence includes:
- the LOC125187728 gene encoding dirigent protein 21-like: MAKLASIGVILTISCLLASVLSVDARKQDDLVVEEVTGFPDSFCRGKEKFINFRVFVQDLSVNHPNTTTYDVAQASITANSKTGFGKVRVIDDLITAAPAANSKALGRLQGLLTRADLNTIAIAVNLNFYFSAGPFAGYTLSILGRNEIALAQRELTVAGGTGVFRFARGYAIQKTNSTGTNVSVLDYNIYTTYCSTINKVADM; encoded by the coding sequence ATGGCAAAGCTAGCATCAATTGGTGTGATCCTAACAATCTCATGCTTGCTAGCGTCCGTGCTGAGCGTGGACGCTAGAAAGCAAGACGACCTTGTCGTCGAGGAAGTCACAGGCTTCCCCGACAGCTTCTGCCGcggaaaagaaaaattcataaatttccGTGTCTTCGTCCAGGATCTTAGCGTGAACCACCCCAACACCACTACGTACGACGTGGCGCAAGCCTCCATCACCGCCAACTCGAAGACGGGATTCGGCAAAGTCCGCGTCATCGACGACCTCATCACGGCCGCGCCAGCCGCCAACTCCAAGGCGCTCGGGCGCCTCCAGGGGCTCCTCACGAGAGCCGACCTAAACACGATAGCCATAGCGGTGAACCTCAACTTCTATTTCTCGGCGGGGCCCTTTGCCGGCTACACGCTCAGTATTCTCGGTCGGAACGAGATCGCCCTGGCCCAGCGAGAGCTCACCGTTGCCGGCGGCACTGGAGTTTTCCGATTTGCACGTGGATACGCAATTCAAAAGACTAATTCAACCGGAACTAATGTGTCGGTGTTGGACTATAACATCTACACCACCTATTGCTCTACAATCAATAAGGTTGCCGATATGTGA
- the LOC125186169 gene encoding dirigent protein 21-like, translating into MAKLASIGVFLTLSCLLASTFSVDARKQGLVVEELAEFPHGFGKQSIANFRVFVQDLGVNHPNTTTYDVAQASITATSKTGFGKVRVIDDLVTAGPEGDSEALGRLQGLLTRADLNTLAIAVNLNLYFSAGPYAGSTLSILGRNEIGLAERELVVAGGTGVFRFARGYAIQKTNSTGTNISVLDYNIYTTYSGTLSQM; encoded by the coding sequence atgGCAAAGCTAGCCTCAATTGGTGTGTTCCTAACACTCTCATGCTTGCTAGCTTCCACGTTCAGTGTGGACGCTAGAAAGCAAGGCCTTGTCGTGGAGGAACTCGCAGAATTCCCTCACGGCTTTGGAAAACAAAGTATCGCGAATTTCCGTGTCTTTGTCCAGGATCTCGGCGTGAACCACCCCAACACCACTACGTACGACGTGGCGCAAGCCTCCATCACCGCCACCTCGAAGACGGGCTTTGGAAAAGTCCGTGTCATCGACGACCTCGTCACGGCCGGGCCGGAGGGCGACTCGGAAGCGCTCGGGCGCCTTCAGGGGCTCCTCACGAGAGCCGACCTAAACACGCTCGCCATCGCAGTGAACCTCAACCTCTACTTCTCGGCGGGTCCCTACGCGGGCAGCACACTCAGCATTCTCGGCCGGAACGAGATCGGCCTGGCTGAGCGGGAGCTCGTGGTCGCCGGCGGGACTGGAGTTTTCCGATTTGCACGTGGATACGCAATTCAAAAGACTAATTCAACCGGAACAAACATATCGGTGTTGGACTACAACATCTACAC